CGAAGGCATCGTCCGCACGCTGTGGATGAGCGCTGACGAACTGCGCGCGTGCAGCGAGCGCCACCGCTCGCCCGCGGTGATGCGCTGCATCGACGACTATCTCGCCGGGCGGCGCATTCCGCTCGATTTCCTGCACACGCATTCGGTCGCGCCGCGTCCGGAAGCATTCGACCGTCAGGCGGTAAACAAATGAGCAAGCGCCGTGTAGTAGTGGGCATGTCGGGCGGCGTCGATTCGTCGGTGACCGCGTGGCTGCTGAAGGAACAGGGATACGACGTGGTCGGCCTGTTCATGAAGAACTGGGAAGACGACGACGACGGCGAATACTGCTCGACGCGCCAGGACTGGATCGACGTGGTGTCGGTCGCCGACCTGATCGGCATCGACGTGGAAGCCGTGAACTTCGCGGCCGAATACAAGGACCGCGTGTTCGCCGAGTTCCTGCGCGAATACTCGGCCGGCCGCACGCCGAACCCGGACGTGCTGTGCAATGCCGAGATCAAGTTCAAGGCGTTCCTCGATCACGCGATGTCGCTCGACGCGGAAATGATTGCGACCGGCCACTACGCGCGCGTGCGCGAGCGTGACGGCCGCTTCGAACTGCTCAAGGCATTCGATCATACGAAAGACCAGTCGTACTTCCTGCACCGGCTGAACCAGGCGCAACTGTCGAAGACGATGTTCCCGCTCGGCGAGATCCCGAAGACGAAGGTACGCGAGATCGCCGCACAGATCGGGCTGCCGAACGCGAAGAAGAAGGATTCGACCGGCATCTGCTTCATCGGCGAACGACCGTTCCGCGATTTCCTGAACCGTTATCTTCCGACGAAACCCGGCCCGATGAAGACGCCGGACGGCAAGATCGTCGGCGAACACATCGGCCTCGCGTTCTACACGTTCGGCCAGCGCAAGGGCATCGGGCTCGGCGGCAGCAAGGACGGCAGCGGCGAACCGTGGTTCGTCGCCGCGAAAGACATCGCGTCGAACACGCTGTACGTCGTGCAGGGCCACGACCATCCGTGGCTGCTGTCGCGGCAGCTCGTCGCCGGCAACGTGAGCTGGGTCGCGGGCGAGCCGCCGGCCGACGGCTTCTCGTGCGGGGCGAAGACGCGCTACCGGCAAGCCGACGCGGGCTGCTCGTTCGGTCGCGCCGACGCCGGACGCTTCTCGCTCGCATTCGACGACGCGCAATGGGCGGTCACGCCCGGCCAGTCGGCCGTGCTGTACGACGGCGAGATCTGCCTCGGCGGCGGCATCATCGAGTTCGCGGCCACCGGCCAGCCGGGCCAGACCGCACCGGCGGCAGGCCACGCGAGCGCACTCGCCGAAGCACGCTGACATCCATTCGGTTTAGACTTGCGGCACGCCGCGCCCGGCGGAACACGATTCCGCCGCGGCCGGTGTGCCGCCGCGCAGCGTACGCATGGCGGCATTTCAAGACTCTTCCGGAGCCCCCATGCTTTCCAGACGCTACCTCGCGATGTGGTGTGCCGTGCTGCTGCTCGTCGCGGCGGCCGCACTCGCGTCGATCCACGTG
This window of the Burkholderia cepacia GG4 genome carries:
- the mnmA gene encoding tRNA 2-thiouridine(34) synthase MnmA yields the protein MSKRRVVVGMSGGVDSSVTAWLLKEQGYDVVGLFMKNWEDDDDGEYCSTRQDWIDVVSVADLIGIDVEAVNFAAEYKDRVFAEFLREYSAGRTPNPDVLCNAEIKFKAFLDHAMSLDAEMIATGHYARVRERDGRFELLKAFDHTKDQSYFLHRLNQAQLSKTMFPLGEIPKTKVREIAAQIGLPNAKKKDSTGICFIGERPFRDFLNRYLPTKPGPMKTPDGKIVGEHIGLAFYTFGQRKGIGLGGSKDGSGEPWFVAAKDIASNTLYVVQGHDHPWLLSRQLVAGNVSWVAGEPPADGFSCGAKTRYRQADAGCSFGRADAGRFSLAFDDAQWAVTPGQSAVLYDGEICLGGGIIEFAATGQPGQTAPAAGHASALAEAR